The Poseidonibacter lekithochrous region TCCACAGAAATAACATGCACTTCTACAAAATGGCATGTGAATATAAATAGATAAAGATCTATCATCACTTTGATTTTTATAATACTCTTTTAAATCAACTTGTGTAAACTCTTCGCTAAACTCAGGAGCTGTAGGATATGAAGTATATCTAGGTCCTGGTCTTGAATATTTTTTAAATTTTGAAAAATCAATCATTATACGTTTCTCTTTTTATCTAGCCAAACCATTACACCTTTTTGTGCATGTAATCTGTTTTCAGCTTCTTGGAATACTAAACTTCTTTCTGATTCAAAAACTTCTTCACTTACTTCATAACCTCTATATGCAGGTAAACAATGTAAGAAAATAGCTTTATCATCTGCTTTATTCATCATTTCAGTATCAACAATATAACCATCAAATTCTTTTACTTTTTGCTCTTTTTCATCTTCTTGTCCCATTGATACCCAAGTATCAGTTGTAACAACAGTTGAACCCTCAACTGCAGCTTTAGGATCATTACCAATAATGATTTTTGCGCCTGATTCTTTTGCAAACTCTAAAGCTGTAGCTAAAATATCAGCATCAACTTCATAACCTTTAGGAGTTGCAATTCTTAATTCAAAACCTAATTTTGCAGCCATATTAAGCCAAGAGTGTGCTAGGTTATTTCCATCACCAACATATGCAACTACTAAGTTTTCATCTAATCCAGCTTCTTGAATAGTCATATAATCAGCCATTAATTGAACTGGATGATATTCATTTGTAAGCCCGTTAATTACAGGAACTTTTGAATGATGTGCAAATTCTTCTAGCTTACTTTGTTCAAAAGTTCTAATCATTACCATATCAACCATTCTTGAAATTACTCTAGAAGTGTCGCTCATTGGCTCTCCACGTCCTAGTTGAATATCATTTGATGAAAGAAATAGTCCAACTCCACCTAATTGGTAAATACCAGTTTCAAAAGAAACCCTTGTTCTAGTTGAACTTTTTTCAAAAATCATTCCCAAAGTTTGTTTTGGCATATAATCTTTAAATTCTCTTCGTTTCGTCTCATCTTTGATTTGTTTAGCTAAATCTAGTATTTCAAGAATCTCTTCTTTTGAATAGTCTGCTAATGTTAAGAAATGTCTCATAATTATTCCTCTGTAAATTAATAAAAACAAACATTCTATTTAATTTAGCTTTACTTCTAACTTAAATTTTATTCTTTTTATATTTATTTTTAGAAATTATTGATGGCTATCAAGCCTCGCATTATTAGCTACAATGCCCATAAAATGACACTTTAGTGACAAAATATATTATACGACATTAAGAGATTCTGCTTTAGAATTACAAATATTTTTAAGGATAAATTAATGGTAGAAGAGATTTTAAAACGAGATGGTAAAAAAAAGAAATTTGAATCATTTAAAATAGAAGATGTAATAAAAAAAGCGTTTAAAAGTGTAAACACAAAATATAGCCAAGCTATTTTTTTTAATATATTAGATGTAATAAATGAAAAAAGAGTAATTACAGTTGAAGATGTACAAGATATAATCGAGAAAGAATTATACAAAGCTAGATACTTTGATGTAATGAAATCTTTCATGTTATATAGACATTTACATAAAATCCAAAGAGAACAAGTTCTACAAATTGATAAAGATACTACATATATAAATTCAACACAAACTATTCAAGAATATATAGATGGAACTGATTGGAGAATTAATGCTAATTCAAATACTGGATACTCACATGCAGGTCTTATTAACAATAGTGCAGGAAAAGTAATTGCAAATTATTGGCTTGATAAGATTTATTCAAAAGAAGAGGGTTATGCACATAGAAATGCTGATTATCATATTCATGACTTAGATTGTCTTAGTGGATATTGTGCAGGTTGGAGTTTAAGAGCTTTACTTGATGAAGGATTTAATGGAGTTCGTGGAAGAGTTGAGAGTACTGCACCTTCTCACTTTAGAGAGGCTCTTGGTCAAATGGCTAACTTCTTAGGTATTTTACAAAGTGAATGGGCTGGAGCTCAGGCCTTTTCATCATTTGATACTTATTTAGCACCTTACGTATTCAAGGACAAATTAGAATTTAATGAAGTAAAAAAACATATAAGAAGTTTTATTTATAATCTAAATGTTCCAGCACGTTGGGGACAAAGTCCATTTACAAATATTACAATTGATTGGATTGTTCCAGATGATTTAAAAGATCAAATTCCAACAAGAAATCAAAACCATTTACTAAAAGACACAAATGATGATGAATTATTAGAATTAATAGCAGATAAGGGTTATGACTCATTTGAAGAATTAACATATAAAGATTTTCAAAAACAAATGAATATGATTAATAAAGCTTATTATGAAGTAATGACCGAAGGTGATAAAACAGGGCAACCATTTACATTCCCAATTCCAACAGTAAATATTACTGAGGATTTTGATTGGCATGGAGAAAATACTGATTTATTATTTGAAAATTCTGCAAAAGTTGGTTCTTCTTATTTCCAAAACTTTATTGGTAGCCAATATAAAAGAGATGAAAACGGTAAGTTAGTTGAAAATGAAAGTGCATATAAACCAGGTCATGTAAGATCTATGTGTTGTAGATTGCAATTAGATTTAAGAGAATTACTAAAACGTGGTGGTGGATTATTTGGTAGTGCAGAGATGACAGGAAGTATTGGTGTTGTTACAATCAACATGGCAAGACTTGGATTCTTATATAAAAATGATATTAATGGACTATTAGAAAGACTTGAAGAGTTAATGATATTAGCAAAAACTACTTTAGAGAAAAAAAGAGTGTTTATTCAAGATTTATATGATAGAGGATTATTCCCATATACACAAAGATATTTAACAGGTTTTAATAATCACTTCTCAACTATTGGTATTAATGGTATGAATGAAATGGTTAAAAACTACTTTGAAGATCAAACAGA contains the following coding sequences:
- the argF gene encoding ornithine carbamoyltransferase encodes the protein MRHFLTLADYSKEEILEILDLAKQIKDETKRREFKDYMPKQTLGMIFEKSSTRTRVSFETGIYQLGGVGLFLSSNDIQLGRGEPMSDTSRVISRMVDMVMIRTFEQSKLEEFAHHSKVPVINGLTNEYHPVQLMADYMTIQEAGLDENLVVAYVGDGNNLAHSWLNMAAKLGFELRIATPKGYEVDADILATALEFAKESGAKIIIGNDPKAAVEGSTVVTTDTWVSMGQEDEKEQKVKEFDGYIVDTEMMNKADDKAIFLHCLPAYRGYEVSEEVFESERSLVFQEAENRLHAQKGVMVWLDKKRNV
- a CDS encoding ribonucleoside triphosphate reductase → MVEEILKRDGKKKKFESFKIEDVIKKAFKSVNTKYSQAIFFNILDVINEKRVITVEDVQDIIEKELYKARYFDVMKSFMLYRHLHKIQREQVLQIDKDTTYINSTQTIQEYIDGTDWRINANSNTGYSHAGLINNSAGKVIANYWLDKIYSKEEGYAHRNADYHIHDLDCLSGYCAGWSLRALLDEGFNGVRGRVESTAPSHFREALGQMANFLGILQSEWAGAQAFSSFDTYLAPYVFKDKLEFNEVKKHIRSFIYNLNVPARWGQSPFTNITIDWIVPDDLKDQIPTRNQNHLLKDTNDDELLELIADKGYDSFEELTYKDFQKQMNMINKAYYEVMTEGDKTGQPFTFPIPTVNITEDFDWHGENTDLLFENSAKVGSSYFQNFIGSQYKRDENGKLVENESAYKPGHVRSMCCRLQLDLRELLKRGGGLFGSAEMTGSIGVVTINMARLGFLYKNDINGLLERLEELMILAKTTLEKKRVFIQDLYDRGLFPYTQRYLTGFNNHFSTIGINGMNEMVKNYFEDQTDLSSELGNTFCIEVLDFMREKIVNYQEETGNLYNLEATPAEGTTYRFAKEDKKRYKDIIQAGSGKNIYYTNSSQLPVDFTEDPYEALELQDELQCKYTGGTVLHLYMREKISSTEACRKFIKSVITNFRLPYITVTPVFSVCQKHGYITGEHEFCPKCDEEILKKEEEENAKTRSA